GGGTGAAGGCCGTGGAGGCCGTCAGGCCGAAGATGAGTGCCCAGGCCAGACCGGAAAAGATGGGGTCCAGGGTTATGGGCCAGGCTCCCAGGGCCGTGGTCAGGGCCGTAAGCACAATGGGCCTCAGCCTGATGGCTCCGCTCTGGATGACTGCCTCGCGAAGTCGTTCGCCACGTTTCAGGGCCGCCTGGATGAACTCCACCAAAACGAGCGAATTGCGGATGACGATGCCACCCAGGGCGATCATGCCGATCATGCTCGTGGCCGTGAAAAAGATCGGATTGGCCAGCTCGCCCACCGGACGGCTGAAGAGCAGGTTCAAAAGCCAGAACCCGGGCATAATGCCCAGCAGGGTCAGGGGCACGGCCAGCATGATGAGCATTGGCAGGCCAACGGACCCGGTTTGAAGGACGAGCAGGAGATAGATGCCCAAAAGGGCCGCGGCGTTGGCCAGACCCAGATCCCGGAAGACGTCCAGGGTGATCTTCCACTCCCCCTCCCCGGCCCAGTCCACCTCGATGCCCGGGCCGAGATCCACCCCCCTCAAACGGGACTGGAGATCGAGAACGGCCTCGCCGGGGGCAATCCCGGCCGTTTCGGCCGTGACATAGACCACCGGCCGAAGATTCTTGCGCATGACAGGCTGATCCTCGGCCAAGATCCGGAAAATCCCCAACTCTCCCAGAGGCACGAGGTGCCCTCCGGTCGAGGCCAGGCGAATCTGGGCCAGATCCGTCGGGCCGGACCGCAAGGCCCGGGGCAGGGTCAGGCGGACCAACAGGGGCTGGCGTTCGTGGGGAAGATGGACCAGGGCCGGGGTCGATCCCGACAAGGCCGTGCGCAGGACCGCGACGACGTCCTGGGCGCTGACCCCGTGCAGGGCGGCCTTTTCCTTGTCCAGGACAAAATCGAGACGGTCCCGTTCGGCCTCGGAGCTTACATCGACGTCCACCACCCCGGGCTCGTCGACCATGACCGCCGCTAGTTTCTTGGCCGCCGTCACCATGTCTTCGTACGATGTTTCCGGTTCTCCGTAGACTTCAGTCACCAGGGTGGACAACACCGGCGGCCCCGGGGGCGACTCCACGATCTTCAGATCCACCCCGGTCTCCCGGGCCAGGGCTTCCAGGCCCGGCCGAAGCCGCAGGACGATGTCGTGACTCTGGGCCTCGCGCCGGTCCCGGTGGACCAGGTTGACCCGAATGTCGGCCAGATGCGGACCTTCGCGTAAGAAATAGTGCCGGACCAGACCGTTGAAATCCATGGGCGAAGGCCTTCCCACATAACTGACGAATTCTGTCACCTCGGGCACCGTGGCCAGAAAGGCCTCGAACCGGGTTACGGCCCGGTTGGTGGCCTCCAGAGGAGTTCCTTCGGGCATATCGAGAACGAGCTGGAATTCGTTCTTGTTGTCGAAGGGGAGCATCTTAAATGGCACCAGACGAAGCCCTGCCAGGAGCAAACAACCGCCCAGAAGAAGGCCGATCCCTGAGAACAGAGCCAGACGACGTCCTGCCGAGCCGAGGAATGGATCCAGAATGCTTCGATAGATTCGCAGAACGGTCGGGGAGACCGCGTTTTCGGGGCGTGTTTGGCCCCGGCCCGACGTGGAGCGAAGCAGGGAACAGGCCATCCAGGGCACGATGGTCACGGCGCAAAGGGTCGAAAAAGTCACGGTCAGGGGCACGTTGGCGGCCATGGGGGCCATGTAGGGGCCCATCATCCCGGTGATGAAGAAAAGCGGCGCGAAGCTGACGATGATGGCCAGGGTGGACATGACCACCGGCGGCAAGACCTCGCTCACGGCCGCCACCGTGGCCTTGCGCGGCGGCAGGACCCCGGCTCGGATATGGCGCTGGATGTTGTCCACGTTGGTGATGGGGTCGTCCACCACCAGCCCCAGGGACAGGATCAGGGCGAAAAGGGTCACCCGATTGATCGTGTATCCCAGGAGATAGTTGACGAACAGGGCCAAGGAGAAGCTGACCGGAACGGCCAGGGCTACCACGACCGCCTCCCGCCAGCCCAGGGTGAAGGCCAAGAGCACGACCACGGTCAGCACGGCGAAGGTCAAATTGATCAACAGATTGTGGACCTTGTCGTCGGCCGTTTGGCCGAAATCCCTTGTGACGGTATAGGACACGCCGGCCGGAAGCACGGTTTCGGACAATCCGGCCATGCGTTCCCGGATGTCCCGGGCCACGTCCACCGCATTGGTGCCCTTTTTCTTGGCCACGGCCAGGGTCACGGCGGGCATGGATCCCTCCGGACCCTCTCCGGATCGGACCGCCCGGGCCGAAAACCCGATCCGGCTGTAGACACCGGGTTCTTCGGGTCCGTCCATCACCCTGGCCACGTCCCGCAGATACACGGGCCGCCCATCGTGGACCCCGACCACCAGGGCGCGGACCTGCTCGGCCGAAGCCAGAAAGGACTGGCTGCCCACGACCGTCTCCCGATTCAGGGCCGAGAAGCTTCCTGCCGTACCCGAGGCGTCGGCCGCAGCCAAGGCCCGCTGAATCCCGAGGGGATCCAGGCCCAGCCCAGCCATCCGACTCGGATCCAGCTCGACCCGGACCTCCCGGCTGCGGCCCCCGACCAGGGAGATACCGGAGGTATCCTCGGTCTCGGCCAAGCGGGCCATGACCTCCTCGCCCACCCGCCGCAAAGCGTAATCGTCCAGGTCATCGGAAAACAGGGTCACCGTGACCATGGGCACGTCGTCGATCTCCACCGGGCGGACCACCCACCCTGTCACCCCGGGAGGGGCTTGGTCCTCGTGGCGGGCGATCTGGTTGTGGAGCTTGACCAGGGACCGCTCCCGGTCCTCTCCGACATGGAAGCGGACAGTGACCACGGCCCCGTCCCGACGGGACTGAGAATAGACGTATTCCACCCCATCGATCTGCCACAAAAGGCGCTCCAGAGGCACGGACACCAGGGCCTCGACCTCTCTGCTCCCGGCCCCCGGAAAGCTGACGGCCACGTCGGCCATGGGCACCACAATCTGGGGCTCCTCCTCGCGGGGGGTCATGACAACCGCCCAGGCCCCCAGACAGAGACTGACCGCGGCCAGGATAACCGAGTACCTGGCCTGCAGAAAGGTCTCCACCAGGGCAGAGAACGCTCCGGTTTCTTTGTCGCCAGTCACCTCAGGCCTCCGGAATGCCGACCACGTCGCCGGGTTCCAGACCGGAGAGTACCTCCCGGCCTTCGGGCAAAAGTCGGCCCGTGGTCACCTGAACCCGGCTCCAGGCATCGTCCGTGCGGACCCAGACCGCCTCGAGTTGACCGACCCGGACCACCGAGGCCTCGGGCGCTACCAGTGCGGTCTTCTGCCCCAACGGGATGAATAGACGACCAAACATACCCGGCAGGACCCCGCTTCCGGACTCGAGGGCGGCCTTGACCACGAATGTCCGGCTGGCCGGGTCGGCCGACGGGACGATCTCCTCGATCCGACCGGACAAATCCCGGTCCAGGGCGTCGATGCGCACCAAGAGTTCCTGCCCCAGGCCCACCCGGGTCACGAGACTTTCCTGGACCAGGGCCTCCAACTGCAGAGACTGGCCTGCGTGGAGTTCGAGCAATGGTCGACCGGCCCAGGCCATGTCTCCGGGTTCGGCTAACCGCTTGACCACCTCCCCGGCCTCCGGGGCCCGAATGACCGCGTACTCCAGGGTGATGCGGGCCTCTTCGAGCATCTCCTCGGCTCCGGCTGCGTCGGACCTGGCTCCGCTCTGGCCGTCTTTGGCCTGCTGGAGCCCGGCCTTGGCCTGGAGATAGGCGGCCTCGGCCTGCTCCATATCCTGGACAGACACGGCCCCGCTTTCGAGCATCTGCCGCATACGTTCATAGCGGGATTTGGCCGTGTCGAATCCAGCCTGGGCAGCGGCGATGGCCTGGGTGGACTGGGCCGCCCTGGACCGGGACGCCTCAAGGGTCTTGCGGGCCTGGTCCAGGCGGGAACGCAGGGCTTGATCGTCCAGTCGAACCAGGATCTGCCCCCTGGCCACCCGATCCCCGGCCCGCACGGACATGGACTCGATCCGGGCCGTAACCTGAGAGGCCAACTGGGTCTGGGTTCGGGAACGGACCGTGCCCACAGCTTGGATGGCCTCGGGAACTTCCACCAGCCGGGCTTCCGAGGTCTGGTGGAACATGCTCCCCGCAGCGGGAACGGATGTCTCGCGGGGCCCGATCTTGACCCCATCAAAAAGCCCGACCTGGACCAGGATCAGAACCACAAGGCCCAGGCATCCGGCCAGGGGACCGCCGATCTTCAACCATTTCCTGCTCACGCGCTCTCCTTCGAGCCTAGGGGCACAAACGCTCATCGTTCTTGGATATTGTGGCCAGGAACCGGGCCATGGCCTCGGACTGGCCTTCCTTGAGGGTCATGCCATGTTCGACCATGGCCTCCACGGTCATCTGCCAGCCGTCCACATCCTTTGTTCCCAGTTTGCGGCAGGTCAGCCGCATGCTGTGGCAGAGCACGCATTTTGATTTTGTCAGGGCCAGAATCTCCTCTTCGCCCTCAGCCGCGGCCAAATGGACGGACACAAGGCCTATAATCGCCAGTCCGAGAAAAAAGGCCGTCGCTCGAATCATTTTCGCCTCCTCTGCTATATGCTCCTGTCGGGTTGAGACCAGAAAGCAAAGGTACCCGGCCCGCTCATCAAGACGCATAGGAAAATTATGCCCGGGAATCGAAGTCCGGGCAAGAGCTGGGAAATGGCCTGACAGGGCCTTTATCTACAGCTGTCACGTTGAATTCCGCCCGTTTCGAAATCGTTGTCTCGATCTGGATGTCGAAAATTGTTCGGTTCCACTTGACAGACGTTCAGTGATCGACTTGGTGTTCATTCAAAGAGTCCTGAAAAATTTCAATCCGGAGACTGTCGTGATTCAGAAGCCGGCCGCCAAGTGCCCTAACCTCCTCGACCTGCAAGAACTTTTTGCCTCGGCCCCCATCGGCATCTTCACGTCCACGCCCGACGGACGCTTTCTGACCTCCAACGTGGCCAACGCCCGAATGCACGGCTACGATTCCCCCGAGGAACTCATCGCCCAGGTCAAAGACATAGCCAACCAGCTCTACGCGGACCCGGCCGACCGGGAAAAAGTCAAAAAACTCCTGGAGACCAAAGGGGAAGTGATCGAACACGAATGCCGAATGCTCAAACGCGACGGCTCCATTGTCTGGGTCTCCGGAACGACCCGGGCCGTCCGGGACGAAAACGGGAACATCACACACTATCAGGGCTTTTCCAGCGACATCACCGCCCGCAAGGCCTCCGAAGAGGCCCTTCGCAAAAGCGAGGAACGGTTCTTTCTGGCCATGGAGGCCACCAGGGACGGATTGTGGGACTGGAATGTCGAAACCGACGAGATCTATCTGAGTCCAAACTATGCGGCCATTCTCGGCTACGAGCCTGAAGAAATACCGCCCAATGCCTCTTCGCTGATCGAGTTCATCCATCCCAAGGACTGGTCCACCATTTTGGGTGCGTTCAAGGACTGCTCCGAAGGGCGTTGCCAATCCTTCAGCGTCGAACTGCGCATGCAGGTCAAGACCGGGGGATGGCTCTGGGGTCTCTGCCGGGGGCAGGCTGTAGCAAAGGACAGCCGGGGGCGGACCACCAGAATGGTCGGAACCTACATCGACATTACGGCTCAGAAGCTGGCCCTGGACGCCCTCTCACAAAGCGAGGACAAATTCCGCAAAATCGTAAACATCCTGCCGCAGCTCGTGTGCTATCTCGACCGGGATATGGTCTTTCACTTCGTCAACCCGGCCTTTGAACGCTTTTTCAATATCGAGCCGGTGAACATC
The sequence above is a segment of the Deltaproteobacteria bacterium genome. Coding sequences within it:
- a CDS encoding PAS domain S-box protein yields the protein MASDWPSLRVMPCSTMASTVICQPSTSFVPSLRQVSRMLWQSTHFDFVRARISSSPSAAAKWTDTRPIIASPRKKAVARIIFASSAICSCRVETRKQRYPARSSRRIGKLCPGIEVRARAGKWPDRAFIYSCHVEFRPFRNRCLDLDVENCSVPLDRRSVIDLVFIQRVLKNFNPETVVIQKPAAKCPNLLDLQELFASAPIGIFTSTPDGRFLTSNVANARMHGYDSPEELIAQVKDIANQLYADPADREKVKKLLETKGEVIEHECRMLKRDGSIVWVSGTTRAVRDENGNITHYQGFSSDITARKASEEALRKSEERFFLAMEATRDGLWDWNVETDEIYLSPNYAAILGYEPEEIPPNASSLIEFIHPKDWSTILGAFKDCSEGRCQSFSVELRMQVKTGGWLWGLCRGQAVAKDSRGRTTRMVGTYIDITAQKLALDALSQSEDKFRKIVNILPQLVCYLDRDMVFHFVNPAFERFFNIEPVNILGRTMADLVGPQTHLKIKDSLDAVLSGRLTCFSDVFSLSDGRESFFEGTLVPDLNGHGQVVGFYVVLNDVTHHRQIKLRLQESLQAAEAAGKAKNEFLANMSHELRTPLNGILGTMNVLKNTCLNDDQCHFVDLAIQSSDRLSQLLSDILDISRIEAGRLEIRDEPFDLLELNRAVFEIFELTARTKNLLLDCALDPSLPRTLVGDEARLRQILFNLVGNAVKYTPQGTVAVGIDRLTPAREGQERILLTVTDTGIGIPEDHLADIFEPFHQVDGSYTRRYQGAGLGLAIVRRLVGLMGGNMALESVPGLGTTVYVALPFTTVHRRTPDPARAKPAPVQALRILLTEDEPSNREPLARLLKNTGHTVAVANNGRQAVEMVGADDFDLVLMDIQMPVMNGVEATRAIRESEALGAKKDIPIIALTAYAMKGDRDKFLKIGMDDYVSKPVMIEELLRLLSHYPRRGR
- a CDS encoding efflux RND transporter permease subunit, with protein sequence MTGDKETGAFSALVETFLQARYSVILAAVSLCLGAWAVVMTPREEEPQIVVPMADVAVSFPGAGSREVEALVSVPLERLLWQIDGVEYVYSQSRRDGAVVTVRFHVGEDRERSLVKLHNQIARHEDQAPPGVTGWVVRPVEIDDVPMVTVTLFSDDLDDYALRRVGEEVMARLAETEDTSGISLVGGRSREVRVELDPSRMAGLGLDPLGIQRALAAADASGTAGSFSALNRETVVGSQSFLASAEQVRALVVGVHDGRPVYLRDVARVMDGPEEPGVYSRIGFSARAVRSGEGPEGSMPAVTLAVAKKKGTNAVDVARDIRERMAGLSETVLPAGVSYTVTRDFGQTADDKVHNLLINLTFAVLTVVVLLAFTLGWREAVVVALAVPVSFSLALFVNYLLGYTINRVTLFALILSLGLVVDDPITNVDNIQRHIRAGVLPPRKATVAAVSEVLPPVVMSTLAIIVSFAPLFFITGMMGPYMAPMAANVPLTVTFSTLCAVTIVPWMACSLLRSTSGRGQTRPENAVSPTVLRIYRSILDPFLGSAGRRLALFSGIGLLLGGCLLLAGLRLVPFKMLPFDNKNEFQLVLDMPEGTPLEATNRAVTRFEAFLATVPEVTEFVSYVGRPSPMDFNGLVRHYFLREGPHLADIRVNLVHRDRREAQSHDIVLRLRPGLEALARETGVDLKIVESPPGPPVLSTLVTEVYGEPETSYEDMVTAAKKLAAVMVDEPGVVDVDVSSEAERDRLDFVLDKEKAALHGVSAQDVVAVLRTALSGSTPALVHLPHERQPLLVRLTLPRALRSGPTDLAQIRLASTGGHLVPLGELGIFRILAEDQPVMRKNLRPVVYVTAETAGIAPGEAVLDLQSRLRGVDLGPGIEVDWAGEGEWKITLDVFRDLGLANAAALLGIYLLLVLQTGSVGLPMLIMLAVPLTLLGIMPGFWLLNLLFSRPVGELANPIFFTATSMIGMIALGGIVIRNSLVLVEFIQAALKRGERLREAVIQSGAIRLRPIVLTALTTALGAWPITLDPIFSGLAWALIFGLTASTAFTLVVVPTVYYVILRRRIEPEPKTILRTHCHEVDL
- a CDS encoding efflux RND transporter periplasmic adaptor subunit encodes the protein MSVCAPRLEGERVSRKWLKIGGPLAGCLGLVVLILVQVGLFDGVKIGPRETSVPAAGSMFHQTSEARLVEVPEAIQAVGTVRSRTQTQLASQVTARIESMSVRAGDRVARGQILVRLDDQALRSRLDQARKTLEASRSRAAQSTQAIAAAQAGFDTAKSRYERMRQMLESGAVSVQDMEQAEAAYLQAKAGLQQAKDGQSGARSDAAGAEEMLEEARITLEYAVIRAPEAGEVVKRLAEPGDMAWAGRPLLELHAGQSLQLEALVQESLVTRVGLGQELLVRIDALDRDLSGRIEEIVPSADPASRTFVVKAALESGSGVLPGMFGRLFIPLGQKTALVAPEASVVRVGQLEAVWVRTDDAWSRVQVTTGRLLPEGREVLSGLEPGDVVGIPEA